The Catenuloplanes niger genome includes a window with the following:
- a CDS encoding sensor domain-containing diguanylate cyclase, with the protein MGTGQRSVRRAALGDPLLVGLIVFSVLGTLWYAVPLADLDGALRLFWPAQVVLDLTICLTSWQIWRMAGAEPATRRFWRSMAHATALFVVGDSYQAFLAAGATTPAEAITGGAVQLAFLAAGVCLPLWTMITHPIGAVTRGERLRFWLDAIIILAAVGAFIWVYSVSAANDGGLPRLVLTVAGAAGMLICALGVLKLALGGNPPFTRSAAAVGIVGVTMTGAGIAVGGALTDAGHYQLAMAASFVPCVLMAFAPKVQELGMRYGGAAAGAVRREGRVSLLPYVAVAATYALLVSVLWSAELSPRAWGIVAGAILISTLVVARQLAALAENHALLQRIAQQEARFRALVQHACDITVVADATAVITYASPAVQRVLGISPEALTGLPLNALLHPDDLGTLALPTGRDEVQTTQLRVRHADGTWRWLEVTRTNRLHDENVRGYICNARDVTDARAFQDQLRFDATHDALTGLANRLLFHRKLRGPAQPGDPDGLVGVLAIDLDGFKAINDTLGHHVGDEVLALVAERLRRCVRPYDTVARLGGDEFAVILSPTTEAFADATADRIRAAVTQPAVIDGHHLQIRASVGVAIGTRTSTDGLLRTADAAMYDAKRRGKSALAAS; encoded by the coding sequence ATGGGTACAGGGCAGCGGTCGGTGCGCCGCGCCGCCCTCGGCGATCCACTTCTCGTCGGCCTGATCGTGTTCTCCGTCCTCGGGACGCTGTGGTACGCGGTCCCGCTCGCGGACCTGGACGGGGCACTGCGGCTGTTCTGGCCGGCGCAGGTCGTGCTGGACCTGACCATCTGCCTCACCTCGTGGCAGATCTGGCGGATGGCCGGCGCGGAGCCCGCCACCCGCCGGTTCTGGCGGTCGATGGCACACGCCACCGCGCTCTTCGTGGTCGGCGACTCCTACCAGGCCTTCCTCGCGGCCGGCGCGACCACCCCGGCCGAGGCGATCACCGGCGGCGCGGTGCAGCTGGCGTTCCTGGCCGCGGGCGTCTGCCTGCCGCTGTGGACCATGATCACCCACCCGATCGGCGCGGTGACCCGCGGCGAACGGCTCCGGTTCTGGCTCGACGCGATCATCATCCTGGCCGCGGTCGGCGCGTTCATCTGGGTCTACTCGGTGAGCGCCGCGAACGACGGCGGGCTGCCCCGGCTGGTGCTGACCGTGGCCGGCGCGGCCGGCATGCTCATCTGCGCGCTCGGCGTGCTCAAGCTCGCGCTCGGCGGGAACCCGCCGTTCACCCGGTCCGCGGCCGCGGTCGGCATCGTCGGCGTCACCATGACCGGCGCCGGCATCGCGGTCGGCGGCGCGCTCACCGACGCCGGCCACTACCAGCTGGCGATGGCGGCCAGCTTCGTGCCGTGCGTGCTGATGGCGTTCGCGCCGAAGGTCCAGGAACTCGGCATGCGGTACGGCGGTGCCGCGGCCGGCGCCGTGCGGCGCGAGGGACGGGTGAGCCTGCTGCCGTACGTCGCGGTCGCCGCCACGTACGCGCTGCTGGTCTCCGTGCTGTGGAGCGCCGAGCTGTCGCCGCGCGCCTGGGGCATCGTGGCCGGCGCCATCCTGATCAGCACGCTCGTCGTCGCCCGGCAACTCGCCGCGCTCGCCGAGAACCACGCGCTGCTGCAGCGGATCGCGCAGCAGGAGGCCCGGTTCCGCGCGCTGGTTCAGCACGCCTGCGACATCACCGTGGTGGCGGACGCGACCGCGGTGATCACCTACGCCAGCCCGGCGGTGCAGCGCGTGCTCGGCATCTCCCCCGAGGCGCTGACCGGTCTCCCGCTCAACGCGCTCCTCCACCCGGACGACCTCGGCACGCTCGCGCTCCCGACCGGCCGGGACGAGGTGCAGACCACCCAGCTGCGGGTACGGCACGCGGACGGCACCTGGCGCTGGCTGGAGGTGACCCGCACGAACCGGCTGCACGACGAGAACGTACGCGGCTACATCTGCAACGCCCGGGACGTCACGGACGCGCGCGCGTTCCAGGACCAGCTGCGCTTCGACGCCACCCACGACGCGCTCACCGGCCTCGCCAACCGCCTGCTCTTCCACCGCAAGCTGCGCGGCCCGGCCCAGCCCGGCGACCCGGACGGGCTGGTCGGCGTGCTGGCGATCGACCTGGACGGCTTCAAGGCGATCAACGACACGCTCGGCCACCACGTCGGCGACGAGGTGCTGGCGCTGGTCGCGGAGCGGCTCCGCCGGTGCGTGCGCCCGTACGACACGGTCGCCCGGCTCGGCGGCGACGAGTTCGCGGTCATCCTGTCCCCGACGACCGAGGCGTTCGCGGACGCCACTGCGGACCGGATCCGCGCGGCCGTCACGCAGCCCGCCGTGATCGACGGGC
- a CDS encoding (2Fe-2S)-binding protein translates to MLGADEIGAEVARVSAGNPFFGIGLGPLPGALPIEDAVAAVGAWARTDEPRVAASLTVLGYSARLVGPVLALLTRAGILLDLTAVSCAYAPGAGFRLSLDAPAGTRGAGLEAACGAALVAHLSTIIARVRVVAPAAHGLLWGNVASGIVGTMRQLSRVAPPADCRRIRDAVLATVPLDSAGVVGPRDAYTRRSCCLYYRLGAGTCGDCPLPPDIGSRAARR, encoded by the coding sequence GTGCTCGGGGCGGACGAGATCGGGGCCGAGGTGGCCCGCGTCTCCGCCGGCAACCCGTTCTTCGGCATCGGTCTCGGGCCGCTGCCGGGCGCGCTGCCGATCGAGGACGCGGTCGCGGCGGTGGGCGCGTGGGCACGCACGGACGAGCCCCGGGTCGCGGCGTCGCTGACCGTCCTCGGCTACTCCGCCCGCCTGGTCGGCCCGGTGCTGGCGCTGCTCACCCGCGCCGGCATCCTGCTCGACCTGACCGCCGTGAGCTGCGCCTACGCGCCCGGCGCCGGCTTCCGGCTGTCGCTCGACGCGCCCGCCGGAACCCGCGGTGCGGGTCTCGAGGCCGCCTGCGGCGCCGCGCTGGTCGCGCACCTCTCGACGATCATTGCGAGGGTACGGGTGGTGGCCCCGGCCGCGCACGGACTCCTGTGGGGGAACGTCGCGTCCGGGATCGTGGGCACCATGCGCCAGCTGTCCCGCGTCGCGCCGCCCGCGGACTGCCGCCGGATCCGGGACGCGGTGCTCGCCACCGTGCCGCTCGACTCGGCCGGCGTCGTCGGCCCGCGCGACGCGTACACCCGGCGCAGTTGCTGTCTCTACTACCGCCTCGGCGCCGGCACCTGCGGCGACTGCCCGCTGCCCCCGGACATCGGCTCCCGCGCCGCCCGCCGGTGA
- a CDS encoding anti-sigma factor family protein, whose translation MSAEVEHSQLIGAYVLNTLEPAERSEVDAHVATCDTCRAELAELEAMKEALGEVPPEALLHGPPDADLVLARTLRQIRAEASSGVRWQRGLMSGAAVLVLVAAVSGGVLLGRGTGDPGVTSPPAAQSAPAGTRVQSGVDPATNVRMTATVTPAAGWVRVNAAVAGIPPGEDCRLIVVSADGNRQIAGGWIVSEAAETGGTNLDGSASIDPARVTAIEVVNTAGRTFISLPI comes from the coding sequence ATGAGTGCCGAGGTCGAGCACAGCCAGCTGATCGGAGCGTACGTCTTGAACACGCTCGAACCCGCTGAGCGCAGCGAAGTGGACGCCCACGTGGCGACGTGCGACACGTGCCGGGCCGAGCTCGCGGAGCTCGAGGCGATGAAGGAGGCGCTCGGCGAGGTCCCGCCGGAGGCGCTGCTGCACGGTCCGCCGGACGCGGACCTGGTGCTCGCGCGCACGCTCCGGCAGATCCGCGCGGAGGCGTCCAGCGGCGTCCGCTGGCAGCGCGGACTGATGTCCGGGGCCGCCGTGCTGGTCCTGGTCGCGGCCGTGAGCGGCGGCGTCCTGCTCGGCCGCGGCACCGGCGACCCGGGCGTGACGTCACCGCCGGCCGCGCAGAGCGCACCGGCCGGCACGCGCGTGCAGTCCGGCGTCGACCCGGCCACGAACGTGCGGATGACCGCCACGGTCACGCCCGCGGCCGGCTGGGTCCGGGTGAACGCGGCCGTCGCCGGCATCCCGCCGGGCGAGGACTGCCGGCTGATCGTGGTCTCCGCGGACGGCAACCGGCAGATCGCGGGCGGCTGGATCGTCTCCGAGGCGGCCGAGACCGGCGGCACGAACCTGGACGGCAGCGCCTCGATCGACCCGGCCCGGGTGACCGCGATCGAGGTCGTCAACACGGCCGGCCGCACGTTCATCAGCCTGCCGATCTGA
- a CDS encoding sigma-70 family RNA polymerase sigma factor, with product MAILRPRKRRTSSDEALIRSLYEEHGGALIAYATRLTGDRTAAEDVLQETLLRAWRHAHELSESTGSIRGWLFTVARNIITDRARARSVRPTEVAESPVTVPVSRDHSDQVVDSIVALDALETLSEEHRSVLVEIYFRGRTVTETAEHLGIPPGTVKSRSHNAMKSLREHVIGRRAQAPGTSVARVAEVTR from the coding sequence ATGGCGATTCTACGGCCGCGCAAACGCCGGACGTCGAGCGACGAGGCGTTGATCAGGTCGTTGTACGAGGAGCACGGCGGTGCCCTGATCGCCTACGCCACGCGATTGACCGGGGACCGGACCGCCGCGGAGGACGTGCTCCAGGAGACGCTGTTGCGCGCCTGGCGGCACGCACACGAATTGTCCGAGTCGACCGGCTCCATCCGGGGCTGGCTCTTCACGGTCGCCCGCAACATCATCACGGACCGCGCGCGGGCCCGGTCGGTCCGGCCGACCGAGGTGGCCGAGTCGCCGGTGACCGTGCCGGTCTCCCGCGACCACTCCGACCAGGTCGTCGACTCGATCGTCGCGCTGGACGCGCTGGAGACGCTCTCCGAGGAGCACCGCAGCGTGCTCGTGGAGATCTACTTCCGGGGACGGACCGTCACCGAGACGGCGGAACATCTGGGAATCCCTCCCGGTACCGTGAAGTCCCGATCACACAACGCCATGAAGTCGCTCCGCGAGCACGTCATAGGCAGAAGAGCACAGGCGCCCGGCACGTCCGTCGCGCGAGTGGCGGAGGTGACCCGATGA
- a CDS encoding DUF1996 domain-containing protein: MARSPRRMSLAAALAVEVALLAGALTVAGAAGARHDGDREPIARAPATVVIPTGPGRYVFDCGTNAEAHRNTANVVVTPGVPGPEHHVHDYVGNRSTDVDSTDATLLRGTTTCTNGDLSTFYWPVLRAGGEHSEILRPTSVRMAYLAAATGPVVAAPRGLRAMTGDARAATTGTSGIRAWTCEGAEDRRTDRYPRCPAGREVRRVLEFPSCWDGVRTDSAGHRRHLGFPGADGACPPGTFAVPRLRVTVGYRVSGDFTVDAFPEQHRSPRTDHGIMINLAPEPLMAEIVACLNENRSCPATAPATHPRPD, translated from the coding sequence ATGGCCCGGTCGCCCCGCAGGATGTCGCTCGCCGCCGCGCTGGCGGTGGAGGTGGCGTTGCTGGCCGGCGCGCTGACCGTGGCCGGTGCGGCCGGCGCCCGGCACGACGGCGACCGCGAGCCGATCGCGCGCGCCCCCGCGACTGTCGTGATCCCGACAGGACCGGGCCGGTACGTCTTCGACTGCGGCACGAACGCCGAGGCGCACCGCAACACCGCGAACGTCGTGGTCACCCCGGGCGTCCCGGGCCCGGAGCACCACGTGCACGACTACGTCGGCAATCGCTCGACCGACGTCGACTCCACCGACGCCACCCTGCTGCGCGGCACCACGACCTGCACGAACGGCGACCTGTCCACCTTTTACTGGCCGGTGCTGCGGGCCGGCGGCGAGCACTCCGAGATCCTCCGGCCCACGTCGGTGCGGATGGCGTACCTGGCCGCCGCGACCGGCCCGGTGGTGGCGGCGCCGCGCGGGCTGCGCGCGATGACCGGCGACGCGCGGGCCGCGACCACCGGCACGTCCGGCATCCGCGCCTGGACCTGCGAGGGCGCGGAGGACCGGCGGACCGACCGCTATCCCCGCTGCCCGGCCGGCCGGGAGGTGCGGCGCGTCCTCGAGTTCCCGAGCTGCTGGGACGGCGTGCGGACGGACAGCGCCGGGCACCGCCGGCACCTGGGCTTCCCGGGGGCGGACGGCGCCTGCCCGCCCGGCACGTTCGCCGTCCCCCGGTTGCGGGTCACGGTCGGCTACCGTGTGTCCGGCGATTTCACCGTGGACGCGTTCCCGGAACAGCACCGCAGCCCGCGCACCGACCACGGCATCATGATCAATCTGGCTCCCGAGCCGCTGATGGCCGAGATCGTCGCGTGCCTGAACGAGAACCGTTCCTGCCCCGCCACCGCCCCGGCCACCCACCCCCGGCCGGACTGA
- the pgi gene encoding glucose-6-phosphate isomerase, which produces MSETVTGTSQWQALQAHAEKVRQSHLRDLFAGDPGRGQRLTGQAADLYVDYSKNLVTDETLDLLRDLARQQDLTGKIAAMFRGDHINTSEDRAVLHTALRLPRDAQLTVDGQDVVADVHATLDRMAAFAEKVRGGEWRGATGEKITTIVNIGIGGSDLGPVMAYEALGDYRDAGITARFVSNIDPTDLAVKTQDLDPASTLFVVVSKTFGTQETLTNAREARTWLLGKLGVDDSAVAKHFVAVSTNEKRVVDFGIDPANMFGFWDWVGGRYSLPSAVGLSVMIAVGPDHYRDMLAGYHAVDEHFRTAPLEQNVPATLGLLNVWYNNFLGVQTHAVLPYSQYLHRFAAYLQQLTMESLGKSVTRDGTEVGFQTGEIFWGEPGTNGQHAFYQLIHQGTKMIPADFIGFSVPNHDTAEMHDLFMSNFLAQTAALAFGRTREQVEAEGVDPAVVPHKIMPGNHPTTTILGEKLTPSTLGQLVALYEHIVFTEGAIWDINPFDQWGVELGKVMANQLAPLLTQETTPAGDQDSSTNALIARYRAQRGRA; this is translated from the coding sequence ATGAGTGAAACGGTCACGGGCACGTCGCAGTGGCAGGCGCTGCAGGCGCACGCGGAGAAGGTCCGCCAGTCGCATCTGCGCGACCTCTTCGCCGGCGACCCCGGTCGCGGGCAGCGGCTGACCGGCCAGGCGGCGGACCTCTACGTCGATTACAGCAAGAACCTCGTCACCGACGAGACGCTCGACCTGCTGCGTGATCTCGCGCGGCAGCAGGACCTGACAGGCAAGATCGCGGCGATGTTCCGCGGCGACCACATCAACACCTCCGAGGACCGGGCGGTGCTGCACACCGCGCTGCGGCTGCCGCGCGACGCGCAGCTGACCGTGGACGGCCAGGACGTGGTCGCGGACGTGCACGCCACGCTGGACCGGATGGCCGCCTTCGCGGAGAAGGTGCGCGGCGGCGAGTGGCGCGGCGCCACCGGTGAGAAGATCACCACGATCGTCAACATCGGCATCGGCGGCTCCGACCTCGGCCCGGTGATGGCGTACGAGGCGCTCGGCGACTACCGGGACGCCGGCATCACGGCCCGGTTCGTGTCCAACATCGACCCGACCGACCTGGCGGTGAAGACGCAGGACCTGGACCCGGCGTCCACGCTGTTCGTGGTGGTGTCGAAGACGTTCGGCACGCAGGAGACGCTGACCAACGCGCGCGAGGCCCGCACCTGGCTGCTCGGCAAGCTGGGCGTGGACGACAGCGCGGTCGCGAAGCACTTCGTCGCGGTGTCCACGAACGAGAAGCGGGTCGTCGACTTCGGCATCGACCCGGCCAACATGTTCGGCTTCTGGGACTGGGTGGGTGGGCGGTACTCGCTGCCGTCCGCGGTCGGCCTGTCCGTGATGATCGCGGTCGGCCCGGACCACTACCGGGACATGCTGGCCGGCTACCACGCGGTGGACGAGCACTTCCGGACCGCGCCGCTGGAGCAGAACGTCCCGGCGACGCTGGGTCTGCTCAACGTCTGGTACAACAACTTCCTCGGCGTCCAGACGCACGCGGTCCTGCCGTACTCGCAGTACCTGCACCGGTTCGCCGCCTACCTCCAGCAGCTGACCATGGAGTCCCTCGGCAAGTCGGTCACCAGGGACGGCACCGAGGTCGGCTTCCAGACCGGTGAGATCTTCTGGGGCGAGCCGGGCACGAACGGCCAGCACGCGTTCTACCAGCTGATCCACCAGGGCACGAAGATGATCCCGGCGGACTTCATCGGCTTCAGCGTGCCGAACCACGACACCGCCGAGATGCACGACCTGTTCATGTCGAACTTCCTGGCCCAGACCGCGGCGCTGGCGTTCGGCCGGACCCGGGAGCAGGTCGAGGCGGAGGGCGTGGACCCGGCCGTGGTGCCGCACAAGATCATGCCGGGGAACCACCCGACCACCACGATCCTCGGCGAGAAGCTGACGCCGTCGACGCTCGGTCAGCTGGTCGCGCTCTACGAGCACATCGTGTTCACCGAGGGCGCGATCTGGGACATCAACCCGTTCGACCAGTGGGGCGTCGAGCTCGGCAAGGTGATGGCCAACCAGCTCGCGCCGTTGCTGACCCAGGAGACGACGCCGGCCGGCGACCAGGACTCGTCGACGAACGCGCTGATCGCCCGCTACCGCGCCCAGCGCGGCCGGGCATAA
- a CDS encoding ATP-binding protein, with amino-acid sequence MVGSVRAHVESGALVVALGERADLLSAERLRRALVRCTAHHPPFVIVDCARAGRSKRLASLLNAAVLFCNARRPGITMVVSAPNVAVRRVLKGRVRMFPTLTAALTALPARRRHPARAHVRMDPEMSGASAARALVRSFCERRAIGVDVVAAGELIVSELVSNAVQHAGTALDVTVSHYRGQLRIAVADRSTRLPRFGGNEPEPGLPIRGRGLDLVARSASRCGVLLAPDGKVVWASVAVPRPRWRRTRASVAALGRVASWRPVVRRRFAAPRPVLGLRPA; translated from the coding sequence GTGGTTGGCAGCGTTCGGGCGCATGTGGAGAGTGGCGCGCTGGTGGTGGCGCTGGGGGAGCGGGCGGACCTGCTGTCGGCGGAGCGGCTGCGGCGGGCGCTGGTGCGGTGCACCGCGCACCACCCGCCGTTCGTGATCGTGGACTGTGCCCGGGCCGGGCGGTCGAAGCGGCTCGCGTCGCTGCTGAACGCGGCCGTGCTGTTCTGCAACGCGCGGCGGCCGGGGATAACGATGGTGGTGTCCGCGCCGAACGTGGCGGTCCGCCGGGTGCTGAAGGGCCGGGTGCGGATGTTCCCGACGCTGACGGCGGCGCTGACCGCGCTCCCCGCCCGGCGCAGGCACCCGGCGCGGGCGCACGTGCGGATGGATCCGGAGATGTCCGGCGCGTCGGCCGCGCGGGCGCTGGTCCGGTCGTTCTGCGAGCGTCGCGCGATCGGCGTGGACGTCGTGGCGGCGGGTGAGCTGATCGTGTCCGAGCTGGTCTCGAACGCGGTGCAGCACGCCGGCACCGCGCTCGACGTGACGGTCAGCCACTACCGCGGGCAGCTGCGGATCGCGGTCGCGGACCGGTCGACGCGGCTGCCGCGGTTCGGCGGCAACGAGCCCGAGCCGGGGCTGCCGATCCGGGGCCGGGGGCTGGACCTGGTGGCGCGCTCGGCGTCGCGGTGCGGCGTGCTGCTGGCGCCGGACGGCAAGGTGGTGTGGGCGAGCGTGGCGGTGCCGCGCCCGCGCTGGCGGCGCACCCGCGCGTCGGTCGCGGCGCTGGGCCGGGTGGCCTCGTGGCGTCCGGTCGTGCGCCGCCGGTTCGCCGCGCCGCGCCCGGTGCTCGGACTGCGTCCCGCCTGA
- a CDS encoding STM4015 family protein: protein MTINSHVTTFAGLPVVPSAGDVPPDDPGAVAWRVEIEDYDVAPAEFEAAMEAMLSRAGDGGPVALVIGQWGGAYEVAPPIDLFVRLAPRMPRLRSLFLGDLTFEECEISWIRHQDIAPLLTAYPALERLVVRGTEGLEITEAVRHAALRDLEIQSGGLPARLLRSVLALELSALERLNLWLGVESYGGDVVLEDLRPVLAEADSRWPRLTALGLRNSEMQDAIAAAVVESPLLGRLRVLDLSLGTLGDEGAESLLGAAPAHLEELDLHHHFMSPQVAQRLLDALPGVRVDVTDRQEPRGDWGRYVEVSE from the coding sequence ATGACCATCAACTCGCACGTGACCACGTTCGCCGGGTTGCCGGTGGTGCCGTCCGCCGGTGACGTGCCGCCGGACGATCCGGGCGCGGTGGCCTGGCGCGTCGAGATCGAGGACTACGACGTCGCGCCGGCCGAGTTCGAGGCCGCGATGGAGGCGATGCTGTCGCGGGCCGGCGACGGCGGGCCGGTCGCGCTGGTGATCGGCCAGTGGGGCGGTGCGTACGAGGTGGCGCCGCCGATCGACCTGTTCGTCCGGCTCGCCCCGCGCATGCCCCGGCTGCGGTCGCTGTTCCTCGGTGATCTGACGTTCGAGGAGTGCGAGATCTCCTGGATCCGGCATCAGGACATCGCGCCGCTGCTGACGGCCTATCCCGCGCTGGAGCGGCTGGTCGTGCGCGGCACCGAGGGCCTGGAGATCACCGAGGCCGTGCGGCACGCCGCGCTGCGCGATCTGGAGATCCAGTCCGGCGGGCTCCCGGCCCGGCTGCTGCGGTCGGTGCTCGCGCTGGAGCTGTCCGCGCTGGAGCGCCTGAACCTGTGGCTCGGCGTCGAGTCCTACGGCGGTGACGTCGTCCTGGAGGATCTGCGGCCGGTGCTCGCCGAGGCCGACTCCCGCTGGCCCCGGCTGACCGCGCTGGGCCTGCGCAACAGCGAGATGCAGGACGCGATCGCGGCCGCGGTCGTGGAGTCCCCGCTGCTCGGCCGGCTGCGCGTGCTCGACCTGTCGCTCGGCACGCTCGGCGACGAGGGCGCGGAGTCGCTGCTCGGCGCCGCCCCGGCCCACCTGGAGGAGCTGGACCTGCACCATCACTTCATGAGCCCGCAGGTGGCGCAGCGGCTGCTCGACGCGCTGCCCGGCGTGCGCGTCGACGTCACCGACCGGCAGGAGCCGCGCGGCGACTGGGGGCGCTACGTCGAGGTCTCGGAGTGA
- a CDS encoding STM4014 family protein yields the protein MSGFAVLGNPANRRVTSFAAAVTAAGLPPPRVYAWRDVLTGGPVPGPGERVRVDSPGEDAEVGRLLRGAVRAAAHGEITGTAAAHAGLGAALRRVEAGGGTLLSAPDDILTMSDKPRCHALLREHGVPVPEALAAVSGYAELRAAMRAAGWARVFVKPSHGSSASGVLALTAAPGRVAAVTSVERGPGGRLFNNLTLRRYDREADVAAIVDTLAGDGLHVERWFPKAGLGGRTVDLRVVVIAGEARHVVVRASRSPLTNLHLGNARGDVAEVRARAGARVWDAAMETCARVGAAFPRTLMAGVDLMIHAAWRRHAVAEVNAFGDLLPGVLHRGEDTYTAQVRAALCAS from the coding sequence GTGAGCGGGTTCGCCGTGCTGGGCAACCCGGCCAACCGGCGGGTCACGTCGTTCGCCGCGGCGGTCACCGCCGCGGGGCTGCCACCGCCGCGCGTCTACGCGTGGCGCGACGTGCTCACCGGCGGGCCGGTCCCGGGGCCGGGCGAGCGCGTGCGGGTCGACTCGCCGGGCGAGGACGCCGAGGTCGGCCGGCTGCTGCGCGGCGCGGTCCGGGCGGCCGCGCACGGCGAGATCACCGGGACGGCGGCCGCGCACGCCGGGCTGGGCGCGGCGCTGCGCCGGGTCGAGGCCGGCGGCGGCACGCTGCTCAGCGCGCCGGACGACATCCTCACCATGAGCGACAAGCCGCGGTGCCACGCGCTGCTGCGGGAGCACGGCGTGCCGGTGCCCGAGGCGCTGGCGGCCGTCTCCGGCTACGCCGAGCTGCGGGCGGCGATGCGGGCGGCCGGCTGGGCCCGGGTCTTCGTGAAGCCGTCGCACGGCTCGTCCGCGTCCGGCGTGCTCGCGCTCACCGCCGCGCCCGGCCGGGTCGCGGCCGTGACCAGCGTCGAGCGCGGCCCCGGCGGGCGCCTCTTCAACAACCTGACCCTCCGGCGGTACGACCGGGAGGCGGACGTCGCCGCGATCGTCGACACGCTGGCCGGGGACGGGCTGCACGTGGAGCGGTGGTTTCCCAAGGCCGGCCTGGGCGGGCGCACGGTCGACCTGCGCGTGGTCGTGATCGCCGGCGAGGCCCGGCACGTCGTGGTGCGGGCCAGCCGGTCTCCGCTGACGAACCTGCACCTCGGCAACGCGCGCGGCGACGTGGCGGAGGTCCGGGCGCGGGCCGGCGCGCGGGTGTGGGACGCGGCGATGGAGACGTGCGCCCGGGTGGGTGCGGCGTTCCCGCGTACGCTGATGGCCGGTGTCGATCTGATGATCCACGCGGCCTGGCGGCGGCACGCGGTGGCCGAGGTCAACGCGTTCGGCGACCTGCTGCCCGGTGTGCTGCACCGCGGCGAGGACACCTACACCGCGCAGGTGCGGGCGGCGCTGTGCGCGAGCTGA
- a CDS encoding STM4013/SEN3800 family hydrolase, with product MRELIPGHDLLLVTLDTLRFDVAARLHAGGRTPVLAARLPGGWERRHTPASFTYAAHHAFFAGFLPTPVTPGRHERPFAARFAGSETTGPDTWVFDAADLPGALADAGYHTVCLGGVGFFNPGAPLGRVLPGLFAEAHWEPSFGVTAPGCVDAQADRLAEIIAGLPVSRPLFTFVNVAAVHQPNRHYLPGAAADTVDSHAAALEYADRALERVFALAGGRGRPCKVIICSDHGTLYGEDGHVGHRVAHEAVWTVPYGEFTL from the coding sequence GTGCGCGAGCTGATCCCGGGCCACGACCTGCTCCTGGTCACGCTGGACACGTTGCGGTTCGACGTCGCGGCGCGGCTGCACGCCGGCGGGCGCACCCCGGTGCTGGCCGCCCGGCTGCCGGGCGGCTGGGAGCGGCGGCACACCCCGGCCAGTTTCACCTACGCGGCGCATCACGCGTTCTTCGCCGGTTTCCTGCCCACGCCGGTCACGCCGGGGCGGCACGAGCGGCCGTTCGCGGCCCGGTTCGCGGGCAGCGAGACGACCGGGCCGGACACCTGGGTGTTCGACGCGGCCGACCTGCCGGGCGCGCTCGCCGACGCCGGGTATCACACGGTCTGCCTGGGCGGCGTCGGCTTCTTCAACCCGGGTGCGCCGCTCGGCCGGGTGCTGCCCGGCCTGTTCGCGGAGGCGCACTGGGAGCCGTCGTTCGGCGTCACCGCGCCCGGCTGCGTGGACGCGCAGGCGGACCGGCTCGCCGAGATCATCGCCGGGCTGCCGGTGTCGCGGCCGCTGTTCACGTTCGTCAACGTGGCGGCCGTGCACCAGCCGAACCGGCACTATCTGCCGGGCGCGGCGGCCGACACGGTGGACAGCCACGCGGCCGCGCTGGAGTACGCGGACCGGGCACTGGAACGGGTCTTCGCGCTGGCCGGTGGGCGCGGGCGCCCGTGCAAGGTGATCATTTGCTCCGACCACGGCACGCTGTACGGCGAGGACGGCCACGTCGGGCACCGGGTCGCGCACGAGGCCGTGTGGACCGTGCCGTACGGGGAGTTCACGCTGTGA